Within Montipora foliosa isolate CH-2021 chromosome 3, ASM3666993v2, whole genome shotgun sequence, the genomic segment ggtaattagtttccatatgaatgaaaactaaaattcataagaaagacttcgcacttagactcgctttgaagaggaggcagacatgaactcggagaTGGCCTATTTAGAAGCAAAATCCAAGATATGGAGGAGGCGTGGCAATTCCCTTGCTGTTGGTCAGCAGTCGATGGGTGTCATATATCAATTAAGTGTCCTCCCGGTGGACTGGAGACACGTAAAGAATACCATAACTTTATTTCTTTTCCGTGGTGTTAATGGGTATGGTTGATTACAAGTATAGATTTGTTTGGGCCAGCTGCGGCTATCCCGGCAATTCGCATGACTCAATCATTTTTCAGTCTACTGATCTATGGAATCAAATCAAGAACGAGGAATATCTccccaaaattggcaagaaagAGGGTTTCCTTCTTGTACCTCCGCAGCATTTCCTTTGAACCCGTGGTTGATGAAGCCATGCACGAACGCTAACCCTACACTACAACAAAGATATTACAACTACCGGTTGAGCCGAGCCAGAATGGTGACGGAGGGTGGTTTTGGGCAACTTAAGGGAAGGTGGCGAATTCTGCTTCGGAGATGTGAGTGCAGCCAGGAGAATACGAAGAAAGCAGCTCTTGCTTGTGTCGTTTTGCGTAACATTTTGCCTTGAAAGAGGGGATACGATAACGAGGGAAATGTATTTGGCAATCGACCCCAAAACCGGAAATAGGTGTGACAGAGCTACGGTAAGAGAACTTCTTCAAATGAGAGCTTGTGACAAGATACCCGATTTGAATAATAGGGCCCGCCTCATAAGAGAGGGTCTGATTGAGAAACTCTGGTTAAAAAAACAAGGTGGTGGTGTCTCCTGAGTTGCTTACTTCAGTTTTTAATAGCAAACACCGAACGTAATCATTTGAATCACTACAGGCCAATCAGAAcatgtttatttgttattttctggAACCAAAACAATGAATAATCGCGTAATTGTATATGTAGTTAACCTTGGAATTGAAATTACTGGGAAGGCCCATGTTTCTCTACAACAGTACGCGGCTACTGTTGTAGGCGAGAAAATCTTGTTTTCACATACTGTAACGTTATTATAAATTATAGGGCGATTAAAAGGGCGTTCTCGGAAGTATTATTTAGGACTACTCCGACTGTCTCCTTCTACGGAtcgatttctttttcttgctttaataataataaaaaacaattaTCAAAGTGATACTTCTTGGACTGTGTTGTCTCAACGTCAGCTGCTCGTTATCTGATATGTATCGCAGTGAGTACCAACCGTTTAAAGATCACGATTAACGGGACGCTTATCAGAACTGATTGCATTTTCAGTAATTGTGGGGTGCTTGTGGCTCGGAGTGGTCTTCCTGTGGGCTCTCCACCATACATTGTGGCATAGCACCAGTTGGGAAAGGCGGGACGACGTGGGACATATAGGGATTGTACGACGGCGCTCGGGGATAGGAAGATGGCTACTGTAACCCATCTTGGGTACACAATAATTTGAACAGTTTTAGTTCATGTTCTCTTGATTTTTCGATGTTTTCCTTGAGGAAAACTAGCCTGTCCTTGCTTGTATCGTTTTATACTGCCGTCTTTAGCAGATTAACAGCTTCGGTCAGGATTTCTGTGTTGTCGCCTTTTCGTTTTTAGGTGCGGTCTTCACTAGGACAAATAGCTGTCTGTGTACTTGGATGATCTTTATCTAGATCTTGATTCTCACTGTCCACGTCATCGTGGGAATCAGTCACGGGCACGTTCATCAAAGGCTCCTTTGCTAAATCAGGACGGCATGAGTCGCGAGTCTTGACCAATTCGAATAGACGATCAAACCAAACTCCGTAATGTTTGTCGTCTTGGAAACGTTTTACTCCGGTTGCAGTCTTGATCGTCAATGCAGCTTTTTTGCATTCGCTAATGCATTTCTTAAATCTCGTGCGCACCTGCGCTACAGTGAAAGGGACGCTACTCCCCTTGCCTTCTGCCCTGCTCTTCAATTCCTTGAGCACTTTTTCGTAAACTTTCCGTTTTAGCTGATTTTTGGTGTTACAAAAATGAGCTGTCTTTGGTTGTAATCATTAGTGATAACTATATCAACTAGATTGTCAACAAGATCTTGTTTCCATAAACCCCTGGGTCCAGGCTTCGCtgccttcttcttctttctggGCGggtcttcttcttcatcttcttcttcttcttcttctagtGACTCCATTTTATCATTGTCTTTATCGCAAGACTCAAAATGGTCtacatgaaagcgaggctggcAATAGAAACACCTCTAAAATACCTTATTTCAGGTGATTTTATCAATAAAATGTCTAGATAATCTTAAAAAAGGTAAGAAAGAagtcatttgctttgttttaaaatgttcaTTGGGGTCACGTGACATTATGGGAATTGTTCTGTTGAAAGCTTCTGTCCGTGTGTTTAAGCATGTTCCGGGGAAAAACTAGGTTCTTGAACACTGTTACTAAAGCTGAGGAACTTTAGCCTTTTTTAACCTCATGAAATTTATCATGGAGCCGGATTCCTTTCCGTTAATACGTAGAGTGCTTCATGGAAACGAGTTAAGAAATATATAGAAAATTGTGTAAAACTCGGCccttttatttttggaaagaTTAAAAGAATGAAATGTTGCATTACGGAATCGCCTACATATAGTATTGTCTTGTACTTTGATTTTGATGGACTACTACGTCCACTTGAAAGCTGGGTCCTAGAGCCCAGTCTGCTTGCagtattcaagatggctgccccCATGTGGAACTACACTTATTACTGGTAAggaattaattgttttaacatCATTTAAAGTATTATTTTGATACAAAAAATCGTTGTAATTTAGATACCAAAATACGGTGAAACTTTTGCAGTAACTGAGATGATAAGAGAATATTGAATAGGTAATTTTATAATGATAATGCATTTCTGCACAAGAGTATGATTttagggagtcagggtggcttagtggttatttATCAGGCCTCCCatcactgcgagccggggttcaattctggcctcggccagcacgtgggctgagtttcagtcgatctcaacctgactcgagggtttttctccgggtactccggttttcctccctcatcaaaatcgactcacagctaattgacatctagctgtggtgctgtgctccgacatcaaacatggactgtatagcggcagccagaggcgcctttgtatgctttcagcccgatgtcgtgagccgcacccttcgcaattcagtcctcgactgcaagtaagggtgattagcactagcaatatatatttatttacatttatatttaaCCCCTCTCTAGTTGTTTGACAAGTTTCAATATTTTTCCAAACTTTTCTTAGTTGCAGTTATATTTTTGGACGAATTCTCATGGATTGGGAAAAGTGCATCATTTGTCAGAAAAGCAAAGGCGAACCCCTACAATGTCCGGCAGTCTCTAAAAGAAAGGATGCAGGTGCAGGATACATTTCATTCGCTAAAAATCTTGAGGAATTCCAAAAGCATGGAatcatttctatttttttaaagattaGTTGCTTAGACGAAGGACAGGGGATAACGCAGACTCTGTCAGATAGAAAGGCTTCTTGGCACAAGTCCTGTGGAGACCTTTTTAGCAATACTAAACTAGAGCGtgcaaagaagagaaaactggATGAAATAGAGGATACAGAAAGAGACGAAAAGGACGAAAAAACAGCAGCAGAAGAAAGCTCTCATTTCAGCCCCGTTAAAAGTCGGAGATCTAGCCAGCCGAAGTGTTTATCAGAAAACCATTGCTTCTTTTGTGATTGATCAGAAAGTAAGGAAATGTGCGATGGCACTAAAAGACAGCAAATTTCTTGCCAAGCTTTTTGCTGGCGATATGATAGCTATCGAAGCAAAGTACCACGCAAAGTGCTTGGTTGGTTTGTGTAATCAAGCGAGGATTTTAATGTTCACAGCAACAAAAGACACAACTACTCCTGGCCTTAACCTTGATGAATTAGCGTTTGCAGAATTAATTGCCCATATAGATGAAACACTTCATGTAAAAGAGCCAGCAGTGCTTATACTTTCTGAACTTGTTAAGTATTTTTCCTCTAAGGTACAGGAAGTTGGTCTTGCGGGGTGTGAGAAAATCAATGCTGCTCGACTAAAGGAAAGAATTCTATCTGCTTATCCAGATCTAACTGCCCACACAGAAGGAAGAGACATACTTCTCATCCCTCAAAATGAAATCGGTGGTGTCGTAAAGGAGGCAAAGAAGGATTCTGATGCACAACATCTTGCAAGAGCGGCAACCATCATACGGCAGGACATTCTGCATATGAAAAATTCCTTCAATGGTACATTTCCTCAAGAATGTCAGAAAGATTCTATCCCTGCATCGCTCAAAACTCTGATAAGTATGATAGTCAAAGGTTCAAACGTCAATGCAGACCCAGCTGAAAGTCAGTCTTGTCTTACCATCGCCCAGCTTATTGTCTTCAATAGTATTTCCCGTTATCGGAATAGCCCTCATTCAACAGGGAGTACACATCACATCAGACCCAGGGAGTGCCCGCTGCCTATTTATGCAGCTTTAAAAATTCACGGAACAACTAGGGACAAGTCCCTGGTAGATACATTCTACAAGTTGGGGATGTGTATTTCATATGACAGGCTCCTTTCCATATCAACAGACATAACTAACACTGTTTAAAAAGATATGAGAGAGAACAGGTTGTTTGTCCAAGTAAATTGAGAAAGGGTCTATTCACTACATGAAGCAGCGGTTGATAACATAGACCATAACCCAAGCTGCACAACTTGTAAGGACTCTTACCATGGAACGGCAATTTCTCTAGTACACCATCCAACCACTGTAAGTCCTGGAAACAAAAGAGCAATTGATACATTTGATCCAACAGCTAAAAGTTCTGCttcaaaaaaaattgcacaacTGCCTTTAAACTACAGTGAGGTGCCACCACTTACACAGGCGACAGGTGAGCTCTATGCCCCAAAGAACAGATGACAGTTGATATCTTATTCTCAACAATTTCCAAACAATGAAACAAATGAAGAGCAAGACTGGCTCGAGAATACCAAGAAACTGTTATCAATGGAAGAACTTGAGAAAAATGACTTTGTTTCTTGGGCTGCGTATCGAGCAACACAAACATCGTTATCCAGTCATGAGCCTGCCATAATTTCGCTTTTGCCAATGTTTACAGAAAATGCTCATTCATTGGCTATGATAGCGCATTCTATGAGAGTAGTTAGAGCTGCTGTCGCGCATGTTAATCCCTCTCAAACTCCACTTATTGCTGTGGACCAGCCGTTGTTTGCCTTGGCCAAGGAAATCCAGTGGAGGCTTGGTGGTGTGTACGACGAAGATCGATTTGTTTTTATGCTTGGCGGGCTTCACGTGAAAATGGCGTCCTGGAAAATGCTCGGCAAGTGGTTCACTGGTACTCGATGGGCAGAAACAGTTTGTAGTGCTGGAGTGGTGACACAAGGTTTGGCTGAATCTTTGCTTACTGCAAGCTATCTTAGTCGAACGCGGCCGGCGCACCAAGTCACTATAATATCTCTGTGCTTCCTCATTTGTAGAGCATACCAGGAGTATGCTTCTGGGACTGGCGAAAATGAAACAGTCAAAACCTTTCATGAATGGAGAGAGTACAAGTCAACCAGATGTCCACAGTTTCCATATTGGTCTGACGCACTGGACGTTCAGTCGCACTGTCTTCAGCTTGTGAGAGCCCTTAGAGAAGCCAACTTTTCGTTGTACGTCAAAGCCATAAAGCTGCTTCTACCATGGATGTTTGCATTGGACCATCTTAACTATGCTTTCTGGTTGTCTGTGCACTACCGGGATATGTGTGAGCTCCTAACCAAACATCCAGAAGTGTATACACAGTTCACGAACGGCAATTTCGTAGTTCACAAGACAAAAAGGTTGTTTTCTGCAATAGCCCTAGATCATGCGCATGAACAGGTCAACGCTGGTGTGAAAGGTGAAGGAGGTGCGGTAGGGCTCACTGAAAATCCTGCAGCACTTCTTAGGTGGATAGTCGCAGGACCTGAGCTGTCACGAATGATAGAAGAGTTTGAGGGCAGTGTATCTTCTGCTGTTGTTCATGGACACCACGAACAAAATCCAGGTTTCCAGAATGCATTTGCGACAGATGTTCTTCATTTAGTAGCGTCCTTTGAAGAACTTGGAAATCCGTTTTCTGAAGAAGGTGAGGAGCTCATGACAATCCTTTCAAAGGAAATCATGGACAGCACTGTTGTGAACACTGTGCGAAACGCGAGAAAGATTGGCGAGGAGCAGTCTAACACGTTTATGAAGGAAAGACTCGTTGAACGAAACAAGCCCATTACAGAGCCGATTAAGAAAAACAACCTTCCAACATTTAATGTCCATAGTATGAAAGTCGTTTCAAAGGAAAAAAGCGAAGGTCGGAGTGCTGAAGCAGGACTTAGCCTTATTTTCTAGGCTATATATATCTTGTCAAACCCGAGATGGCAATTTGGAGGAGTTTTTAAAATCCGAGAATCAGCCTTGGCCACCCTCGCTATCAGAAACGGGCCAGCTCAGAGGAGGGCAGAAAGCAGATCTTATCAAATGCTTGCCAAATAGTTCTAGCCAGTGCACAACACAACCAACTATCGATGCTGCCATTCTTGACGGAGCTGTGATAgttcaaatgttgaaaccagGCACAGCTCAAACCTTTGAAGATTACTGTAATTATGTTTTTGCCCCTTACATCGTAAGACGGCTGGAAACAGTCCAGAGAGTGGACGTTGTATGGGACGTTTACCATGAAGACTCTCTGAAGAGGTGCACAAGGGAGAAGAGGGGATATGGCAGACGGAGAAAAGTTCTTGCATCAACCAGAATTCCTTCAGACTGGAAAGACTTTTTAAGTGTGGATGGTAACAAGGATGAACTCTTTAAACTTTTAGCAGAAAAGCTAATGCTTCTCACAAATACTAGGTGCACCATATCCAAACCCTAAGAGATTCTGTCTTTGCTGGGAAAATACCAGAACCCACTCTCCCACAGTCTTGTTCTATTTTAACCGTACACCGACCTACTGATAGATCACAAAACAATGCGCGAATTTCGCCCAATACCATATAAACTGAGCTTAGAGGTTATACGGTGATTCTAATACGAGATTCcgtatttgttttatatttatattttaggTGGTTCAGATGGAGATACCTGACGGCAAGGAGATCTATGCCACGCATGAGGGAACTGTGATGGCCTCCTCCAACAGAGCGGAAATGAACAGTCTTTTACCTTGTTCTCATGAAGAAGCTGACACTCGCCTTATGGTTCATGCACTCGACGTCAGTTTAAAAGGCCACCGACGAATAAAAATCAGATCAAATGACACGGATGTGGTGGTCCTTGCTATTTCAGTTGCGAACACCTTGCGAGCGGACGAGATGTGGATCACCTTTGGATTGGGGAAGCATGTATACAATTTTGCTGCGCATTCTATTGCTACATCACTTGGTCAAGATAAGGCATCAGTTCCACCAATGTTTCATGCCCTGACAGGATGTGACACTGTCTCCTTCTTTGGTGGACGAGGAAAAAAGACTGCATGGGATACATGGATGGTGTTTCCTGAGCTTACTCCAGTGTTGAGATCTCTTAAATCCTCCCCATCCAGCATTGCTGATGATTCTATGGATGTTATTGAAAGGTTCGTGGTTTTGTTATATGATCGAACAAGCAGCCTCACTAAAGTCAATGAAGCGcgtcaataattgttttcaacaaaGTCACGGAACCTTGACAACATTCCGCCCACTCGGGCAGGGCTTGTGCAACATACCAAGAGAGTTGTGTTTCAAGGAGGACATGTATGGGGACAGACACTTCTAAAACAAGCAGTTCTACCAAGCCCATCCGACTACGGCTGGATCAGTTGGCTCTCAcattcgatcagttgtgtcccaaatattcgatcagttgcactgatttatcgatcagttgtgtccctaatattcgatcagttgtactgatttattagatcagttgtgtccctaatattcgatcagttgtttGTTTTGACTTGTCAAAAGGTTTAATTAAGATTGTAGAATATCAGCTGTCAATTTGATATCTGTTACCTCGAGCATGAATCAATCTTTGTCTATTGTACCTTTAAATTTTGTGAACTTTGTACTAAGCTATCATTCTGTAATCGAGTGAGCAGTCTTTCTGTCTTTCAGTCTTTCCCCTGCGAGTACAACATGGGTACACGCTCACGAAAATCCAAGATGCCCATATCCGACGATTTCTTCACAGGCCCAGCTCTCGAAAATCTGTCGGGCTACCTCGAGGAtccttttccatcttttccTCGTGCAACAGCCAATCAACAAAAGTCTCTAAGCACGAAGTCAAAGAAAAGCCCCCAACAAGAGACAACAACCCCAGCAGAACATCAACCTTTGTCGTTAGATAAGCAGATCCAACTGGAGCAACTCAAGCACGGCAATCTACAGTTGCAGTTGGAGATTACCAGGGCGCAGTTAGAGCTGACGAAGCTAGGCCCACACGTTAAACCTTCGCAAACTTCCCGTTCGCTGAAACCAGAAGAGCCTCCACGCCTTTTAGATCGTCAGATCCACGCCTTTCAGATCATCGACCCAAGAAGTATTGGCAGAGGATGGAAGTGTTCCGACTCTCAAGGACTTGCGGACCAAAGATAAAAAAGAGCGCAAACATCCGTCTCTTTTGCCTAATGATTACCTTTTCTCAGCAAAAGGTAAGATAGACTACGACAAACTCGAGATTTCTTGAATTCTTAAATAGTCAGCCGGAGTCCGCGCAACAGCGCTATTTAGCGTACCTCAAACTGCTCATGGAGCGTGCTGCAACATATTCATGGTACAGCGTACGAAATTTCCACTTTTCAATCAATACAGCGGTTGACGCCGGGCGTTTGTCTCTCCAACAGTTTGACCAGATCAAGGATCGGGCACAAACTTTCTTCACCCACGCCGACTTGCCTTCAGCTCCGACCACACCTCGCGTTTCAACCACGTCTTCTCAAGCGCGCAACAGCAAGAAAGACACCTATTGCAAAGAGTGGAATTACACAGGCAAGTGTAACTGCTCGTCAACCGAGGCGACATACAAGAGCATTCACCGTTGCCGTGTTTGCGATGCAGACCACGCAATGCTACAATGTGCGAAACGTCGCTTCCCAATTCCTAGCAGTTACACCGGCACGCCTAAATCAGAAGACAAAAATTGACTAGTCGATGCCATTGCTTTGGCGAATGCCGTCATAGCCATGCATGCCCCTAATTTTTCAGGTGCACGTATTCCTATCCAGTCTAACTTCAATTCAGCACAGTTTGGTTTTTACCTCGAACATTACCAAGATGGaattattgttgattttcttCGTTACGGCTGGCCGATTAACTACGTGGGGTCTCTACCGTCCTCTACCCTTTCAAATCATCCTTCGGCCGCCAAGAACAGCGTTTTCCTAAGATCTTATGTCCATAAAGAGCTTGTTCATCGTTCTATTTGCGGACCTTTCACATCTAACCCCTTTGACACTAATTGTGTCATCTCCCCACTTTTATGCGTTCCAAAGCGTGACTCCGACGAACTCAGAGTCGTTCACGATTTAAGTTTTCCCGAGGGCTTCTCTGTCAACGATGGGATCGCCAAAAACTCTTATCTCAATGAACCATTTAGACTCCGTCTACCCGGGATAGATCGCCTGGTGGAATTTGTCAACAAGGAAGGCAGTGGTTGCCACGTATTTAAAAAAGACCTAACTCACACCTATCGCCAGATTCCTGTAGACCCCGGCGATTACCATCTTCTGGGTTTCCAAGTTGATGggcatttttattttcattcagCCTTTCCGTTTGGTCTTCGATCAGCAACTTTAGCTTGCCAACGCACCGCACAAAGCGTTGTGTACATTCTTAACACTATGGGAATTTTAGTGGATGTATATATCGACGATTTTTACGGAGCGTGTAGACCCAGTCATTCTCACTCTGATTTCCAAAGGATGAACACTTTATTCGACGAGCTGGGTTTGCTCACCTCTGCTGCTAAAGACGTACCCCCGTGTTATCGTATGGTGTCTTTAGGGGTTGAAATAGACACCTTTGCGATGACCCTGACCGTCCCTCAATTTCGCCTCGACGAACTTGATGTCGAATTACATCAGTGGCTAGAGAAATCTACCTACACGAAGCATGCCTTACAATCTTTGCTAGGAAAATTGTCATATGTTTCTGCTTGCGTCCGCCCGGGTCGTGTTTACATGTGTCGTTTGCTCAATGCCTTGCGTGATACAACTTCTCGACGTTCTGCGCAGCGGATAACTGACGACATGCGTGCAGATATTGCGTGGTGGATTTATCTTTTGCAGCACTACAATGACGTGTCTGTCATCCCATCCAATGTCACGATCTCAAATCCTTATCTTTTTGCCTGCGATGCCTGCCTGTCAGGTTGTGGCCCGGTATGTTTCGGCGAGTACTTCAAGCGCTGCTTTCCTCCTGCCATTTTGGCTTTCACATTGCACATCAATGTATTGGAACTTTTGACTGTTGTTGTGACGGTTAAACTCTGGGCCACTAGTCTTCAAGGTCTAAACGTTGAACTTCACTCTGACAACACCGCCTGCATCGCTGCCATTAACAACAAATCATCGTCAAATGTTCACATGCAGTGTTGTTTACACGAACTCTGGCTGATCCTTTCTGTTCATAATATTTTTTTAGTTGTTCATCACGTACCAAGTAAAGAGAACTCTCTTGCTGATTCGCTCAACCGCTacaactcggatttttccgctAGACAATTTGTTGACAATTATGCGGCCACCCATGAACTCGTAGA encodes:
- the LOC137994326 gene encoding uncharacterized protein — encoded protein: MHAPNFSGARIPIQSNFNSAQFGFYLEHYQDGIIVDFLRYGWPINYVGSLPSSTLSNHPSAAKNSVFLRSYVHKELVHRSICGPFTSNPFDTNCVISPLLCVPKRDSDELRVVHDLSFPEGFSVNDGIAKNSYLNEPFRLRLPGIDRLVEFVNKEGSGCHVFKKDLTHTYRQIPVDPGDYHLLGFQVDGHFYFHSAFPFGLRSATLACQRTAQSVVYILNTMGILVDVYIDDFYGACRPSHSHSDFQRMNTLFDELGLLTSAAKDVPPCYRMVSLGVEIDTFAMTLTVPQFRLDELDVELHQWLEKSTYTKHALQSLLGKLSYVSACVRPGRVYMCRLLNALRDTTSRRSAQRITDDMRADIAWWIYLLQHYNDVSVIPSNVTISNPYLFACDACLSGCGPVCFGEYFKRCFPPAILAFTLHINVLELLTVVVTVKLWATSLQGLNVELHSDNTACIAAINNKSSSNVHMQCCLHELWLILSVHNIFLVVHHVPSKENSLADSLNRYNSDFSARQFVDNYAATHELVEISLQDTLFSFFLL